From Borrelia parkeri, one genomic window encodes:
- a CDS encoding variable large family protein has translation MMKRITFCALLMTLFLLLSCGSGQLQAEKLAAENKNVFLDSLVKIGHGFQEIFGFFGNAIGDALGFTAVKSGDKRSKVGEHFEKIKKGLGDTKNKLNELSNKISEAKNANSSTIEAVKGAISSANDVFEQLIAALTKLAGVINDGSDIGDTASAATTEAAEKAGVEAIIGGIQTIIAEAGKSGIEIKPGDPGVAVPNANGLKVVVHNAAPDAGDGPKLADEVAKADPWAMIDKIKNVKTDNAEPAANNNNEAGALATGAATANAAGAKTNSDLAAAVALKAMTKGGKLSATANEVVGVKAAAVTAVNKVLGVLDVIIRKTVSSNLDKIREAVKEIQYSETTTESTEASTTTQPATK, from the coding sequence ATAATGAAAAGAATTACTTTTTGTGCATTATTAATGACTTTATTTTTACTTCTTAGCTGTGGCAGTGGACAACTTCAAGCTGAGAAATTGGCTGCTGAAAATAAGAATGTTTTCTTAGATTCATTAGTTAAGATAGGTCATGGATTTCAAGAGATTTTTGGCTTTTTTGGTAATGCTATTGGTGATGCTTTGGGATTTACAGCAGTTAAATCGGGTGATAAGAGAAGTAAAGTTGGTGAACACTTTGAGAAGATAAAAAAAGGTTTAGGTGATACTAAGAATAAGTTAAATGAGCTGTCAAATAAAATATCTGAAGCAAAAAATGCTAATAGCAGTACAATTGAAGCTGTTAAGGGTGCAATTAGCAGTGCAAATGATGTCTTTGAACAACTAATTGCTGCTCTAACTAAACTTGCTGGGGTAATTAATGATGGTTCTGACATTGGTGATACTGCTAGTGCTGCTACTACAGAGGCTGCTGAAAAGGCTGGGGTTGAAGCCATTATTGGGGGAATTCAAACAATTATTGCAGAAGCAGGAAAGTCTGGAATAGAAATCAAACCCGGTGATCCTGGTGTTGCGGTACCTAATGCAAATGGACTTAAAGTTGTGGTTCACAATGCTGCTCCTGATGCTGGTGATGGTCCTAAACTAGCAGATGAAGTTGCTAAGGCAGATCCATGGGCTATGATTGATAAGATTAAAAATGTTAAGACCGACAATGCTGAACCTGCTGCCAACAATAATAATGAAGCTGGAGCGTTAGCTACTGGTGCAGCTACTGCTAATGCAGCAGGAGCAAAGACCAATTCAGATTTAGCAGCAGCCGTAGCTCTTAAAGCCATGACTAAAGGTGGTAAACTTAGTGCTACTGCTAATGAAGTTGTAGGAGTTAAAGCAGCTGCTGTAACTGCTGTAAATAAAGTATTAGGAGTCCTCGACGTGATAATTAGGAAAACAGTATCAAGCAATCTAGATAAGATAAGAGAAGCTGTTAAGGAAATACAGTACTCTGAAACTACTACTGAATCAACTGAAGCTAGTACGACTACTCAACCTGCTACTAAATAA
- the bdr gene encoding Bdr family repetitive protein, whose amino-acid sequence MQDSSLHSVESTQIFNGHITEEIIYQEFVKMGMQDFIANDLSKRYYRNELTYKDIEYLESNFNLKLEMLERSLKSEIISVKTELDNKIDIVRNELKSNIKDLDNKIDVNKMELKSTLRLHGWMFGTIITLNIGIFLTLISIVYSLLSK is encoded by the coding sequence ATGCAAGATTCATCACTACATTCTGTTGAGAGTACACAAATTTTTAATGGACATATTACAGAGGAGATTATATATCAAGAATTTGTAAAGATGGGAATGCAAGATTTTATTGCAAATGATCTCTCTAAAAGATATTATCGTAATGAATTGACTTATAAAGATATTGAGTATTTAGAGAGTAATTTTAATCTTAAGCTTGAGATGTTAGAACGTAGTTTAAAATCTGAGATTATTTCTGTTAAAACTGAACTTGATAACAAGATTGATATTGTTAGGAATGAGTTAAAATCTAATATTAAAGATCTGGATAATAAGATTGATGTTAACAAGATGGAACTTAAGAGTACATTAAGACTTCATGGTTGGATGTTTGGAACAATTATTACCCTTAATATAGGAATATTTTTAACATTAATATCCATAGTCTATTCATTGTTAAGTAAGTAA